The following coding sequences are from one Pararge aegeria chromosome 13, ilParAegt1.1, whole genome shotgun sequence window:
- the LOC120628910 gene encoding high mobility group protein D-like isoform X2, giving the protein MTDKPKRPMSAYMIWLNSAREQIKSEHPGLKVTEIAKKGGEIWRSMKDKSVWEEKAAKAKEQYTKDLESYNANGGGGEGGGKKPQKRGKKGKKAPAPAKKKKEESDDEDGAEEEEEESE; this is encoded by the exons ATGACGGACAAGCCGAAACGTCCTATGTCAGCTTACATGATTTGGCTAAACAGTGCAAGAGAACAGATCAAGTCTGAGCATCCCGGTCTCAAAGTCACCGAAATAGCCAAAAAGGGAGGTGAAATATGGAGGTCAATGAAAGACAAGAgt gTGTGGGAAGAAAAAGCGGCAAAAGCAAAGGAGCAGTACACTAAAGACCTAGAATCATATAATGCCAATGGAGGAGGTGGTGAAGGTGGTGGCAAGAAGCCACAAAAGCGAGGAAAGAAGGGCAAGAAAGCACCTGCACCC GCCAAAAAGAAGAAGGAGGAGTCAGACGATGAGGATGGCGCAGAAGAGGAGGAGGAGGAAAGCGAATGA
- the LOC120628995 gene encoding target of rapamycin complex subunit lst8 isoform X2 yields the protein MQHPDSQVNDLEINPNSQMVAACGYQHIRMYDLASANPDPVMNFEGVIKNVSRVGFQENGQWMYTGGEDCTARIWDLRAGRPFQCQQIFQVPAPVNAVVLHPDQSQIMVGGQSGIIHIWDLKTDHNEQLIPEAESSIQDIAIDPEGKMMAAVNNKGNCYVWSLGGSPPRPVPRKHLRAHDKYALRCKFSYDSTMLVTTSGDCSARVWRTSDWTLMRELRHENQRWVWDAAFTLDSRYLFTGSSDSYARLWDLEKGTLERQYCGHQKPITALAFRDQAA from the exons ATGCAGCACCCAGATTCG CAAGTaaacgatttagaaataaatcCAAACAGCCAAATGGTTGCAGCGTGTGGGTACCAACACATCAGGATGTACGACCTTGCAAGTGCTAATCCAGATCCTGTTATGAACTTTGAGGGTGTCATTAAAAATGTGTCCAGAGTTGGATTCCAG GAAAATGGTCAATGGATGTACACAGGCGGAGAAGATTGCACTGCAAGAATATGGGACTTAAg AGCAGGTCGGCCGTTCCAGTGCCAGCAGATATTCCAAGTGCCTGCGCCTGTAAATGCTGTAGTCCTCCACCCAGACCAGTCGCAGATCATGGTTGGGGGTCAGAGCGGCATCATACACATTTGGGATCTGAAGACCGACCACAATGAACAATTG ATTCCAGAAGCGGAGAGCAGTATCCAGGATATCGCGATCGACCCCGAGGGCAAGATGATGGCGGCGGTCAACAACAAAGGAAACTGCTACGTGTGGTCGCTGGGCGGTTCCCCACCACGCCCCGTGCCTCGCAAACACTTGCGGGCGCACGACAAGTATGCGCTGCGCTGCAAGTTCAGCTACGACTCCAC GATGTTGGTGACGACCTCTGGTGACTGCTCGGCGCGTGTTTGGCGCACCAGTGACTGGACGTTGATGCGCGAGCTCCGCCATGAGAACCAGCGCTGGGTGTGGGACGCGGCCTTCACACTGGACTCCCGGTACCTCTTCACAG GGTCATCAGATAGCTACGCTCGACTGTGGGATCTGGAGAAAGGGACCCTGGAGCGACAGTACTGCGGGCACCAGAAACCCATCACCGCTCTCGCATTTAGGGACCAGGCTGCCTAA
- the LOC120628995 gene encoding target of rapamycin complex subunit lst8 isoform X1 codes for MAGDGADSSGSQVALVTGGYDHTIKLWQAHSGVCLRTMQHPDSQVNDLEINPNSQMVAACGYQHIRMYDLASANPDPVMNFEGVIKNVSRVGFQENGQWMYTGGEDCTARIWDLRAGRPFQCQQIFQVPAPVNAVVLHPDQSQIMVGGQSGIIHIWDLKTDHNEQLIPEAESSIQDIAIDPEGKMMAAVNNKGNCYVWSLGGSPPRPVPRKHLRAHDKYALRCKFSYDSTMLVTTSGDCSARVWRTSDWTLMRELRHENQRWVWDAAFTLDSRYLFTGSSDSYARLWDLEKGTLERQYCGHQKPITALAFRDQAA; via the exons ATGGCTGGTGATGGAGCCGACAGTAGTGGGTCACAAGTTGCGTTGGTTACAGGAGGATATGACCATACTATAAAGTTATGGCAGGCACACAGTGGCGTTTGCTTAAGGACGATGCAGCACCCAGATTCG CAAGTaaacgatttagaaataaatcCAAACAGCCAAATGGTTGCAGCGTGTGGGTACCAACACATCAGGATGTACGACCTTGCAAGTGCTAATCCAGATCCTGTTATGAACTTTGAGGGTGTCATTAAAAATGTGTCCAGAGTTGGATTCCAG GAAAATGGTCAATGGATGTACACAGGCGGAGAAGATTGCACTGCAAGAATATGGGACTTAAg AGCAGGTCGGCCGTTCCAGTGCCAGCAGATATTCCAAGTGCCTGCGCCTGTAAATGCTGTAGTCCTCCACCCAGACCAGTCGCAGATCATGGTTGGGGGTCAGAGCGGCATCATACACATTTGGGATCTGAAGACCGACCACAATGAACAATTG ATTCCAGAAGCGGAGAGCAGTATCCAGGATATCGCGATCGACCCCGAGGGCAAGATGATGGCGGCGGTCAACAACAAAGGAAACTGCTACGTGTGGTCGCTGGGCGGTTCCCCACCACGCCCCGTGCCTCGCAAACACTTGCGGGCGCACGACAAGTATGCGCTGCGCTGCAAGTTCAGCTACGACTCCAC GATGTTGGTGACGACCTCTGGTGACTGCTCGGCGCGTGTTTGGCGCACCAGTGACTGGACGTTGATGCGCGAGCTCCGCCATGAGAACCAGCGCTGGGTGTGGGACGCGGCCTTCACACTGGACTCCCGGTACCTCTTCACAG GGTCATCAGATAGCTACGCTCGACTGTGGGATCTGGAGAAAGGGACCCTGGAGCGACAGTACTGCGGGCACCAGAAACCCATCACCGCTCTCGCATTTAGGGACCAGGCTGCCTAA
- the LOC120628910 gene encoding high mobility group protein D-like isoform X1 has protein sequence MTDKPKRPMSAYMIWLNSAREQIKSEHPGLKVTEIAKKGGEIWRSMKDKSVWEEKAAKAKEQYTKDLESYNANGGGGEGGGKKPQKRGKKGKKAPAPKAKKKKEESDDEDGAEEEEEESE, from the exons ATGACGGACAAGCCGAAACGTCCTATGTCAGCTTACATGATTTGGCTAAACAGTGCAAGAGAACAGATCAAGTCTGAGCATCCCGGTCTCAAAGTCACCGAAATAGCCAAAAAGGGAGGTGAAATATGGAGGTCAATGAAAGACAAGAgt gTGTGGGAAGAAAAAGCGGCAAAAGCAAAGGAGCAGTACACTAAAGACCTAGAATCATATAATGCCAATGGAGGAGGTGGTGAAGGTGGTGGCAAGAAGCCACAAAAGCGAGGAAAGAAGGGCAAGAAAGCACCTGCACCC AAGGCCAAAAAGAAGAAGGAGGAGTCAGACGATGAGGATGGCGCAGAAGAGGAGGAGGAGGAAAGCGAATGA